The DNA window CTACTCCCTGGAATCCGAATGGGAGTGGTCAAGTAATGTCTTTAGTTTATAACGGAGCAACGGTTTATGCAGGAGGAGCATTTACTACGATAGGGGGACAGGCTCGAAATCGAATTGCTGAATTAGACCTTGCTAACGGTAATGCAACTGCTTGGAATCCTAATGCTAGCCTTGGAACAATCAATGCGATAGCGTATGATGCAACTAACGTTTACCTTGGTGGAAATTTTACATCGGCAAATATTGGCGGGCAAACCTATACTCATCTCGCTGCTGTATCTCGAACTACCGGAGCAGGAGTTGCAGGCTGGTGTCCAACAACGACTACTTTTCCTGTAAGCGCATTGGTATTAACTGGTGGAGTTCTATTTGCAGGGGGAACTTTTGGTGGAAATCTTTGCTCACTCACTATCTATAATTTTGGTGGACTTAATCCAGCAAATGCGGCTAGTAGTGGTTATCCGTCAGGAGGAGGGACAGGGGCAGGTGCTGGGGTCAATGCACTTGCAGTGAGTGGGAATAATTTATATGTAGGTGGAGCCTTCAATGGGGCTGGTGCCTTTTTTAATCAGGTTAGAAATTATTTGGGATCGACTACTACTGCTGGGGTTCTTAATTCTTGGGATCCGAATGCGAACAATACTGTGAACGCAATCACAACCGTAGGCTCAGCCGTAATTATAGGAGGGACTTTTACTACGATTAATGGAGGCACGGCTGTGAATAGACTTACAATCGTTGATGCAAATACTGGACTCATTAGACCTTAGACAAAATCTAGAAATGCTCTAGAGATTGCTAAAAAACTTTTCTTTTTTAGTTTGAAATTTCTCTATTAGTCAGCAAAGTGTAATCTAATTATCTAAGGAGTCTATCTTGAATCAAAAAAGTTTTTCTAAATTTCTAATACTATTACTCGTGAGTCTTCTCATGAACTGCGGCTACAATCGCATACAGGAACTCGATGAAGAGGTTAATGCAAATATGGCGGAGATATTAAATCAATACAAACGTCGCGCTGATTTAATCCCAGGACTTGTAAAAATTGTAGAAGGCTATGCAAGTCATGAAAAAGAAGTGTTAGTTGAAATCACAAAGGCACGTAGTAGTGTAGGTGGCTTACAAGCGACACCAGAACTAGTAAACAATCCAGAAGCATTTAAGAATTTTCAAAACGCACAGAACTCTCTTGGCTCTGCTTTACAACGTCTTCTTGTGGTAACAGAGCGTTATCCTGATCTCAAAGCTAACGAAGGCTTTCGAGATTTACAAGCGCAATTAGAAGGAACAGAAAACAGAATCGCAGTAGCCAGAGGACGTTATATAAAAGCTGTTCAGGAATACAATGTCACCATTCGTCAATTTCCAACAGTGTTAACTGCTAAAATGTTTGGGTATGGAACTAAGACTTCTTTTACAACTGAGAATGAAGCGGATATTAAGAATTTGCCGTCTGATATTTCTAAACCACCTGAAATGGATTTCGGGAAGAAGAAATAAGATTTGCCACCGAGGTACGGATTCGATAAACTCACCGCAGGCGCCGACACAGAGGGAATTTTAATTCTATTCATGTACATCGTGTGAAAGAGAGTCATAGAAAATATGATTCAAATGAAGTATTGTAACAGAATCACAACTAACCTTAATTACGAAAACAAATAGAGTTTTTTAAAAAGAACTCTATTTCTCTCTCTTTGTCTCTGTGGCAATTAGCTATGTTGTGTAGTTACAATTGTGTAAAAAATTATTCTTGCTAGTATTCAGTCTCTTTGCATCCTGTTTGTCATCCTTTTTAATTTAGTGAGTCAAAATGAAATTAACGTTACGATTATTTCTATTCCTTGTAATTTTACTTGGTTTATTTTGCGAGAAGAAACAAGATAAAGCCGCTTTTAATGAACGAGAATCCAAAGGAAAAATGGATTTAACGAATTGGGATTTTGGGAAGCAAGGCTACAAGAAATTAGATGGTGAGTGGAGGTTTTATTGGAAGGAACTCAGACCACCAGAAGATGCTATGCTTGAAGTAACTTCTGATCATTATTCGACAATTAAAGTCCCAGGCTCTTGGAATGATTTTATGGTAGACGGTAAAAAAGTGGGCGGCTCGGGCTTTGCTACCTATGCGCTTTATCTACATTTGCCTCCATCGTTAAAAGGAAAAATACTTACACTCAAAATTCCGCATATGGGAACGGCTTATAGACTTTTTGTGGATAACGAGCTATTAGCCGAAAATGGAGTAGTTGGAAAATCCTACGAAGATATGAAACCTCAATATCTAAGTTTGACTCGTAGTTTTATTGTTAGCAGTGAATCTGTGTTAATCACCATCCATGTTTCCAATTTTCATCATAGGAAAGGAGGAATTCGTTTTGACTCGCTTTATTTAGGAAAAGAAGAACAACTCCAGGCTTTACAGGCAAGCAATACAATTTATATTTTTTTCTTAATGGGAAGCTTGGTCATAATGGCGATTTACCATTTTGGTTTATTTTTCTTACGAAAAGAAGATATTGCCGCCCTTGTGTTTGGAATCTTTTGCTTTCTAGTTTCTATTCGTTTATTCTTTATTGGCGATGTGTGGATAACGTCTATTTATCCCACTTTAGATTGGTATTGGATGTATCGGTTTGAATATCTTTCTTTGTATTTTTCTGCGCCCACATTTACCTTATTCACTTTCTATGTATTTCGAAGTGAGTTCAATAAAAAGGTTTTGTATTTGACGCTTCCAATTTATATTTCGTTATCTGCTTTAGTTTTATTTTCAAAGCCCAGTGTTTTTTCTCTAAGTCTTAATTTCTTTCAAGGAATTGCAGTTTTAAATTCTCTGTATATTCTTTTTGTTATTATTCTTGCCATTATTCGGGCAAAGGAAGGTGCGATTGCTGCACTTATAGGTTTTGTTTTATTTGTATTTACAATTATAAATGATTTGCTTTATAATAATGAAATCATTCTAACGGGTTACGGTAATTTGCTTCCACTTGGAGTATTTCTCTTTATATTTTCTCAATCTTTTATTCTATCTCAAATCTTTTCTAATGCGTTTAAATCAATTAAAACTCTTTCGAAGAACCTAAGCCAAACAAATGAGGCATATGGTCGTTTTGTGCCAGTTGAATTTTTGAAGTATCTTAATAAAAAAAGCATTGTGGATATTCAACTAGGCGATCAGATGCAAAAAGAAATGGCGATTCTATTTTCAGATATTCGTTCCTTTACAGATTTAAGTGAGAAACTTACTCCACGAGAAAATTTCAACTTTTTAAATTCTTATTTGAAGCGGATGAGTCCTATTATCCAGAAAAACAATGGCTTCATTGATAAATACATTGGAGATGCGATCATGGCTTTGTTTCCAGGAGAAGTAGAAGAGTCCATTCAAGCTGCGATTGAAATGCAAAAGGAAGTTCGTGTTTACAATCAACATAGACTAAAGGAAGGATATGATCCAATTAAAATTGGTTGTGGAATTCACACTGGAAATTTGATGCTTGGAATTATTGGAGCAGATGCTAGAATGGAAGGAACGGTGATTGCTGATTCGGTAAATGTTGCTTCTAGAATTGAAGGACTTACAAAAGTGTATGACGCATCTATTTTGATTAGCGATGTGATTCTTAAAAAGCTAAAAGACCCTTCCATTTTTCATTACAGATACATTGACAAAGTAAAAGTTAAAGGCAAAACAGAATATACCGTTATCTATGAAATCTATGATGGGCAGCCTAATTTTATGATTGAGTTGAAAACCCAAACTAAAGAATTCTTTGAAGAGGGAATTACATTATACTATGAAAAGAATTTTAAAGATGCCATTCCTGCTTTCTTACGGGTAATGGATATTAACCCAAATGATGTAGCTTGTGCCATTTATTTAAAGCGAGCAAAGTATTATCTGGAAAATGGAATTGTAGAATTCTTGGAGTGATTTTTTAAGATTACCACCGATGGACACCGATAAAAGAACGATAAAAAAAAGATATGGATTCAAATTAAATTTTCATTATTAAAGACCAATTGTATTCTTTAAAGGTGTTTATTCGCGGTAAAACCATTTTATGTCGCAGTATATGTCTTGACATCAACAATTAATTTCACATACTTGGAATATACTCCTTCAACTCTTAAGATCAAATTACCTGATCAGATAGCAAAGAATTCAATGTGAGGATAACTCACAGGGAAAAGCATTTCATGCAAAAATCAAACGATATCCGCAAGGTAGCATTCCTTGGGGATTATCTCCCGCGTAAATGCGGTATAGCCACATTTACCAACGACCTTCGCACTGCCGTTTCACAAGAGTTTAAATCCATGCAATGCTTAGTCGTTCCAGTGAACGATATAGAGAGTAATTATGATTATCCGACAGAAGTTCGTTTTGAAATTGCAGAGCAAGATATACCTTCCTATCTTCGTGCAGCCGATTTCTTAAATATAACAAATGTAGATGTATTATGCGTGCAACATGAGTTTGGGATATACGGTGGTTTGGCGGGAAGTCATGTGCTTGCACTTCTACATGAACTACGAATGCCGATAGTTACAACACTTCATACAATACTTAGAGAACCTAATGTAGAGCAAAGACGCGTTATGCGCGAATTGATTCGGTTATCCACTCGACTAGTAGTCATGACAGAAAAAGGGAAAGAATTTCTCTTAGATATTTATCAAGTGCCTGAAAAGAAAATAGACTTAATACCACACGGAATTCCTGACATGCCTTTCGCAGATCCGAACTATTTCAAGGATGAATTCGGCGTTGCTGGCAAACAGGTATTACTCACATTCGGACTTTTATCTCCCAATAAAGGAATTGAGTTTGCATTAAGGGCACTTCCTCGAATTGTAAAAGATTTTCCGAACATTGTATTCATTGTAGTGGGACAGACGCACCCCAATTTACTTCGTAATGAAGGAGAACTATACCGGTTAAGTCTTGAGAGGCTTGCAAAAGATTTGGGAGTGCAAAAGCATGTAGTCTTCTTCAATCGGTTTGTAGAACAAGGCGAACTCATGCGATTTATTGGTGCTGCAGATATATATTTAACTCCGTATCTTACTGAAACGCAAATCACATCCGGGACTCTGGCTTATGCATTCGGAGCGGGTAATGCTGTTATATCTACACCTTACTGGCATGCAAAGGAATTATTAGCCAACAACCGAGGAAAACTTATTCCATTTCAAGATGCTGGATCAATTGCAGATGCAGTGATTGATTTGTTGCATGATGAATCATTTCGTCATTCTCTTCGTAAGAATGCATTTCAAATAGGAAGAGAAATGACTTGGAGTAATGTGGCAATAAACTATGTAAAATCTTTTTATCAGGCAGGTCAAGATCATAGTTTTGTTGGACGAAAGTCTTCTCCGATTAAAACGCTAGATGAACAACCGGACCAATTACCTGCTTTGAAATTTGATCATCTATTGCGACTTACTGATTCAACTGGAATTTTTCAACATGCTAGTTTTACCGTTCCAAATTTTACAGAAGGATATTGCACGGATGATAATGCAAGGGCGTTGCTACTTACATTAATGCTTAGAAAATCAGGCAATAGTATTTATCGGATAAATGAATTAGCCGCTACTTATTCTGCTTTTTTAAATTATGCCTTTAATCGACAGAATCATCGGTTCCGAAATTTTATGAGCTTTGATAGACGTTGGTTAGAAGAGGTAGGCTCGGAGGACTGTCATGGTCATGCTCTTTGGGCATTAGGTTATTGTGTTGGCAGTGCGGATAATGGAAGTTTATCTATGCTTGCTGCTGAACTATTTGAGAAGGCACTTCCTGTTGCTGCTGATTTTTCTTCACCACGTGCTTGGGCATTGACATTAATTGGAGTTGATCATTATTTACAGAGGCTAAGCGGAGATAGACGTGCAAGCCATATCCAAGAATCTTTAGTTGCTAAATTATTGCAGCGTTATGCAGATGCATCAAGTGAAGATTGGCAATGGTTTGAAAATGGACTTTCTTACGCCAATGCAAAGCTTTCTCATGCATTAATCTTGAGCGGCAAACGAACGAATAACCACACAGCACTCGCTATTGGTCTTAAAACATTGCGCTGGCTTGTAAAATTACAAACATCAGAAGCGGGATCCTTTAGACCTGTAGGATCGAATGGATTTTTTCAGAAGGGAGGGGAAAGAGCAATCTTTGATCAGCAACCAATTGAAGCACAAGCTATGGTATCCGCTTGTATTGAGGCTTACTATGCGACAGGCGACATGTCTTGGGCGGTGGAAGCACGGAGAGCATTCGAATGGTTCTTAGGAAGAAACGATTTAGGATTGGCAATGTATGATTCAAACAGTGGTGGTTGCAGAGATGGACTTCATATAGATCGCGTAAGTCAAAATGAAGGATGTGAGTCTACTCTGGCATTTCTCTTGGCACTTTCAGAAATGCAAACATTGCAAAGCACTCTCATTAGTTTTAAAGATCCGGCAGGAGAATAAATATGGAAAAAGAAAAACAATCAAAAGAAATCGATATTTCGGCAAAGAAAATAAAGGCAGTTCATGCAAAGAGAATTGGACCTACTCTTACACCGGATCGTTCCAGAGTGCTCATGCGTCCTTTTTTTCCCGTGAAAAAAGAAATCGCGAGACGAATAGTGTCTCAAGTAATGACTCTATCTGATTTTGAAGTAGCGGATTTACTGAAGCAGGTATTGGGTGAATTTGAAAATAGGCATGAGAATGTAGAGCTAATCTTTAAAAACCGCTACTTACAAGTTCATAAATTCATCGGTGATCTAGAAGATACTTCTATTGAGCGGCAAACACTAATTGGCTCTTACTTCTCACATGAATATTCTCCTGAGTCTGCTGCTTTGTTCAATCCTTCCATCGTGCTTCATCCCGATCAGACGGAACTTCCTTCTGGCTCTATCCGCTTTATATTAAGTCTTCGGGCTACAGGAGAAGGACATATTTCTTCCATTACGTTTCGAACAGGGAATGTGAACGCAAAACATAGAGTTACCCTCACACCATCTGTTCCATTTGTAGTAGAGCCAAAACCAATTAATAACTTAGTTTATGAGAAGGGGCTATTTACTCGTAAACTCCAAGAAGCAGGACTGCATAATTCATTTTGTAAACAAGTATTAGAGCAATTGCAGAATGAGTTTGTTCTACATGATTTAAGAAGAGTTCTCGAAGCGGAGAGGGGCAAGATGGGATCCTTTGATGTAATTACTGATCGTGCAGCTCATGGTATATTGCTATTAGCCGAATCAAACTTTGAAGTAGAATTTAATGTAAATAGTCAGACTTCCCAGAGAGTATTATTTCCATCTGTTCCCAGTCAAAGCAATGGAATTGAAGATGCGAGATTTGTTCGTTTCGAAGAAGATGATCACAGTTTTACATACTATGCAACCTATACAGCGTATGACGGCAAAATAACATTACCCCAAATGCTAGAGACTAAAGACTTTGTGCATTTTAAATTTCTAACACTTAACGGTCCTGCCGTGCAAAATAAGGGAATGGCTTTATTTCCTAAAAAGATAAGTGGAGCTTACGCAATGTTATCCCGCCAGGATGATGAAAATATATTACTGATGTATTCAGACAATATTCACTTCTGGCAAACACCTACTTTACTTTTAAAGCCAAAAGAGCCCTGGGAATTTGTAAAAATTGGAACTTGTGGTTCTCCCATTGAAACGGATGCTGGTTGGTTAGTATTAAGTCATGGAGTAGGACCTATGCGTAGATATTGTCTTGGTGCATTTCTCTTGGACTTAAAAGATCCTTCGCGGGTAATTGGTCGTTTGCGTGAGCCACTCCTTGTGCCGAATGAAGCAGAGAGAGAAGGCTATGTTCCAAACGTTGTATATACTTGCGGAGCACTATTGCATGAACATGAACTGATAATTCCCTACGCGATGAGTGATTATGGAACTAGCTTTGCCTCAGTAGGTCTCGATGAGTTATTAGAGTCGATGGAATAGTCAGGATTGATTTAATAGATCAATATAATGTTTTATTTGTGTTTGTGTCCAGCGGAGTTGATCAATTAAGTGGAGGATAATAGGGATTGACTCATCGTTCGCTCCGAATTCTTGTTTTAAATCTTGTATCAGTAATATTCTATCGAGGTCTTCTTTGTCTAAAGTTTTTTTCAGTATCAATTGGGATAATCCAATCCCTTTCGATACAATCATGAATAAAGAATTCATTTATTCCATACAATTCAATAATTTCGGTGATTTCATATACCATGATCTTCGCTCCGCGCTCTAGGATTATAGGGATTTTTTTTAGTCCACGTTTTTATAAATTCTTTGAATTCAGAATCCATATGTTCCGGAAGGGTTATCTTAATAATTACAATTTGGTCTCCACGCGTTTTGCCTTTTATCGGCATTCCTTTTTCCTTTATGCGAAGTTTTGTTCCAGTGTTAACGTTAGGCGGAATTGTCATCATAATTGTTCCATCTATCGTTGGAATTTTGATTGTCGCTCCATTGACTGCTTCGTCTAGACTAATTGGAATTTCAACTTCTAAATTGCTTTCATTTATTTTAAAAATAGAAGAAGGTCTTATATTTATTTCAATGTAGGCATCACCGGGTTGACCTTTTCCTATTCCCTGACCACCCTGATTTTTAATTCGTAATTTTTCTTTATTTTCAATGCCCGCTGGGATTTTTATTTTTAATCTCTTTCCAGCACCAAGAGTAACTTCTTTTTCTATACCATGTATCGCATCTTTTAGGTCAATCTCAAGGCTAAATAGATGATCTTTTCCTGGTAAATCTGCATTACCCGCACCTCTACCAGAAAAGAAAGTCTTGAAGAGGTCATCTGCATCTCCATCAAAATGATAGGCATACCGTCCACCATCTTCTTGATAATCATTGGAATAGGTTCTAGCTTTCTTCGATGATTCTGTAAATTGTTCATCGTGAATGCCTTTCTCAAATTTTTCACGGGCTTCTTTATTTTCAATTTGCTTGAAAGCTACGCTGATTTCTTTGAATTTTGGCTCCATGTCCTTGTTATTTGGATTTAAGTCAGGATGGAATTTTTTGGCTAGTGCTCTATAGGCTTTTTTGATTTCTTCATCTGTTGCGTTTTTCTTTACACCAAGGATTTCGTATGGATCTTTCATAATCAATTGCCATTTATGAATGTAAAGAATTTTGGATAGAGTGATTTAATAGTCATTAAATACATACGACTAGTAAATCAAAAAAGGTTTTCTTTGCCTATTACTTTTTTTAAAAACTCGCTTGAAAGTCAACCATCACTCTTCTACCTTCTCGGATATAATCGAAGGGATAATCTGCTCTACGCGCTAACGTTTGGTGTGAATTGAATAAGTTGGTTACGTAAAGACCTAGCTGCATACTTTCTGCGAATTTGTAGGATACTCGAAAGTTGACGCTAATCCATGCTGGGACATTCTTCGGACGGTATTGGGGAAAAGAGTAAGGATTGCTATTTGTATTACTTGTGTTGTATCCTGTGAGCGGATCTATTGGACCTTGGTCATTGGTTCGTCTGTATACTGCACCCTGTCTCTGGAGGCTAATAGAGCCTATCCACTTTTCCCATGTTGAGGATATACCAGCATTAGCCGTATATCCAGGTGAGTTTTTAATTTCGTTTGGATGTTTTGAAATTGTAGCATCTAAATTATTATCCAAAAACCGATAGAATCTAGAATAATTAACGAAGGTTGAAAAATATTTAAATGAAGTTAGAAGCTCTGTTTCAATTCCTCTTGTCCCAAGTGTATAAGCATTCACGATTGAATTACTCGTTCCGCTGTAATCAATTGCGTTTTCAAACCTTGTATTAAATCCATTGATGCGCAAATTGAAATTGGAATTAATCGTCCAATCCATTGCAATCTCACTAGTCTTAATTACCTCTGGGCTAATTTTTCTAGGATTATTCGAACCTCCCACATAAGTATTGACACCGAATAATTCCCCAGCCGATGGCTCTCTGAATGCTCTTCCTATCATCGCTTTAAATGTAAGTCTATCCGAAAAAAAATAAACAATCCCACCGCGTGGACTTGTTCTGCGGTAAGTCTTATGCTCGTTAGGCACAAACGGTGCACTTAAGTATTGGCTGGGAATATTATAAGTGGTTGATTCTTGTGTGTTGGGGTCAGTTACTGTTATCCCCGGAATGCCAATCCAATTTTTATATGGCTCATCTATCCCTCGAAATTTAATAGATGTTTCATCATAACGGATACCGGCTGTAAACTCCACTTTATTGTTAAAGAGTTTACCACTCGTTAGCTGCGCAAAAGGAGCTATTTTTAGAATAGGACGATTTTGTATCCACTCCATGGAAGGGTTTAGAGGAAGAAATGCTCCGCTTGGGTTTGTGTTCTGGTCTCCTAGGATATTCATATTTATATTGCTATTATGGCTAATGTCTCCGTTATAAGAAAGTCGATTTCCTTCTACTCCTGCAACAAATGTTCCTCCGTTGGAAAGTAAATAGGTCAATTGTGCGCGCAAGAATAGATTCTCTATTTTTGATTTTAGATTTTCGGTTACACCGGACGGATAATCAGGACTATTCGGTAGTGCCCTGTAGTTATAATCCCAGTATCCGTTATTGTAGCGCATAACGTATTCTTGGCTTAATTTATCTGAAATATTCTTGGAATACTTTGCAGTGAATACATCTCTATATTCAGTTTGTCTGTCTTTTATATCAGGGACATTCTGCAACCAACCATCGAATGCTTGGTAATTCCATTTCTGTCTATGGTATTGAAAAGATAATCCTTTTAAATCACCTTCCCCTTCCAACTTTGTGAACAGGTAATAACTATTACGCTCATCTCGGTGTTGAAATTTTTGCAAAAACCCAAATGCATCTTTTCTTCCTGAGCCGTCATAGTTTGTATAATTATTTCCATCTGTTTCATAGGAATTATAACTAACCACATGAGAAAACATTTTTCCTTTATTGCCAGTAATTAAATCATAAATTCGAGTTCCATAGTCTCCCATTCTGGCTCTAAGTTTTAAAGCTCCGTTTAAATCAGAGCCGGAAAATGTATTCAGAGATATAACGCCGTTAGTCGCATTGGAACCATAAAGTGCAGATCCAGGTCCCCGAATAACTTCTAGAGATTTAATCATATTTAGAGGAGTAATTTCCCAGGTAAGAGCTGTCCCATAAAATAAATCGTTATGTTGAACTCCATCAACAAGCATAAGCAAATGATTGTTATTCCAACCTTCATACATACCCCTTGATGAAACAGTTCTACGATCGTTTACTTGAGAAGGGGCAAAGCCCGGTAGCTGGAAGAGAATATCATTAATAGAAACCCTTCCATAATCTCTGATCTCTTTATCAGAAATTACAGATACAATATTGGGTGCTTCATTTGTTTTCTTTGCAATCTTAGTAGCGGATACTGTTACTTGTCCCTGTAATAAATCGAATACTTCTGTGGCTGCTTGCTCTGCGGCTTTTTCATTTGTCTGCAAGTATGGTTTTAGTTTTTCGGATAAGCGAGAAGAGGATGCGTATTGTTCTAAATTGCTGGGATTTTTTTTCTTATTTGGATTGGACCTGAGGATAAGAGATGTTTTGTTTGCTAATTTCTCTACGATAGACTGATCGCTTTCTTTTAATTCCTCTTTATCTAATTGTAATCCTTCTGATTGATAAATTTCATCGGTGATACTGTAAGCATCTATCATTTGTCCGCTCTCGGGGTCATATACTTGGATGTATAAATTTAAGTTTGAGTCAGAGTTTTTTTTATTGTAAAATCCTTCGAGGAGAAAACGCGCATTAGCCTGCTTTGCCTCCGTTAGTCTTTCTGATGTAGTAGATTTAGTTGAATCAACTGGATTCAAACCTGACCCTTGAATTTTTTTGTTTAGTGTAGATTGAATTTCTTTCTCTATATTTGAGTTTCGATCTGATTCATGAGGTTGAAAATTTCCAATATACACTGTCTTTGATGGAGTAACCTGCTGGGCATGAAGAACTATCGAGTTAAAAAAAATAAGCCCGAGCAAATACAGAGCTAATCTTAATTTACCAATAGAATAGTGAACTGATGAGGAATATACAGTTTTCAAGGTTTTCTCCCATTGCAGGTTTGCGAATTGCAACTCTACTTCTAAAAGAATTCTTGTAAAGGAAAAACTATTTTTTTATTATGAATATTGAGGTTATTCTGAATACAACTACATTCCAATATCTTTACATTCAAAATTTCTAATTTAAAATTACTTCGCTTTCCCATACTTAGCTAAAAACTTTTCTATGAGAGGGAAAATTTCTCTCTTCGCATTCTTTCCCATGACGAGGCAAGCATGACCGTAATTTCCACTGAAGCCTTCGCTCTCAGAAATGGTGTGGAATTCTTTGTATTTAGAATTTACTTTGTTATATACTGACTTGAGACTGCTTGGAGTGGCTACGTTATCGTATCCGCCGGCGATGAATAGAATCGGACAGGTAATTTCAGTTTGCAATTCTGTGTAATTGTATTTTTCGTCAAGAGAAACTATATCGCCACCCTTTGCAACCCAATTGAGCATTTGTGTCATGAGTCCATCTGGAATATTTTCAATACCAACTAGCATTTTCTTAACTGTGTTCTTAGGAGTGACTTGGGGATTATAAAAAAATTCTTTAAGTGGAGAATTAAATAAACTAACGAACGGCAAAATGAACTTAGCCAGTAGTTTTATATCTACTCTCTTAGAAAAAGAAATATACTTCAGAGCAATCTTTCCAAGCACTGGACTAGAGTGTGCAAGGTTACCCGGACCTCCTAGAGAGACGAAACTTTTAATCTTGTCTTTTTGTTTTTTCTGAGAAATTCCAAGATAAGAATATAAAATCATAGCACCCATTGAATGCGCTACCCAATTGATTTTTGGTTTACCGGAAATATTACATACTTCATTTATAATTGCTGGAACATCTTTCTCTACTATATCATCGAAAGAAAAGTTTTCATTTTCTGATTCTGTATAGGATTCACCACAGCCTCTAAGAGATACGGCATACACATCGTAGCCGATAGTCTTTAAATGATAGGCAAGGGAATGGTCTGTGTCTAAATCCATGAAGTATTTATTGGTTATAATTCCATGAACGAGGATAATAGGCATTGCACCCATTAGAGGCTTATGCGGTTTATGCCTGTGAATAGCAAGATTCCAACTGTTATTTGTGATAGCAAAGAAAACTTCATCCGCAATATCAGACACTGGATATTTTTTTAAAAAATATCTTTTATACAAAGGGTAGGTTAAAAATGATACAAGCAGAATGATTGATAGAATCAGCAGAAAGAAGCCACCTAGAATGCTGATGCAAATTAATAAAAGGATTGTGCTCGGAAAGGAAAATTTCTTTGTTTTAGTTTTTTTTTGACTCACATATTTTAAAAAAATTTATTTCACTCCATTGTCAAGTAAAGGAATATTGTATGAACGATTTAAATTATCAACCCTATCGCTCGCCAAATGGCTGGTATATGCTTGCTTTTCCCGAACACTGGGAGGTCGAGGTGATTGAAGAGATTCCTGCATTTTATGATCCAGATGGTGCAGGCGCATTGCAAGTATCTGCCTTTGAAAATAAACTAGGCACCTATGATTTGGCAGAAGAGTTAGCAAGATTCTTGGCTTTTCATAAAATCGAATACGATGAAAACTGCATCGCTAGTTTTACCAATAACCTGGGCAGCAAAA is part of the Leptospiraceae bacterium genome and encodes:
- a CDS encoding J domain-containing protein produces the protein MKDPYEILGVKKNATDEEIKKAYRALAKKFHPDLNPNNKDMEPKFKEISVAFKQIENKEAREKFEKGIHDEQFTESSKKARTYSNDYQEDGGRYAYHFDGDADDLFKTFFSGRGAGNADLPGKDHLFSLEIDLKDAIHGIEKEVTLGAGKRLKIKIPAGIENKEKLRIKNQGGQGIGKGQPGDAYIEINIRPSSIFKINESNLEVEIPISLDEAVNGATIKIPTIDGTIMMTIPPNVNTGTKLRIKEKGMPIKGKTRGDQIVIIKITLPEHMDSEFKEFIKTWTKKNPYNPRARSEDHGI
- a CDS encoding TonB-dependent receptor yields the protein MKTVYSSSVHYSIGKLRLALYLLGLIFFNSIVLHAQQVTPSKTVYIGNFQPHESDRNSNIEKEIQSTLNKKIQGSGLNPVDSTKSTTSERLTEAKQANARFLLEGFYNKKNSDSNLNLYIQVYDPESGQMIDAYSITDEIYQSEGLQLDKEELKESDQSIVEKLANKTSLILRSNPNKKKNPSNLEQYASSSRLSEKLKPYLQTNEKAAEQAATEVFDLLQGQVTVSATKIAKKTNEAPNIVSVISDKEIRDYGRVSINDILFQLPGFAPSQVNDRRTVSSRGMYEGWNNNHLLMLVDGVQHNDLFYGTALTWEITPLNMIKSLEVIRGPGSALYGSNATNGVISLNTFSGSDLNGALKLRARMGDYGTRIYDLITGNKGKMFSHVVSYNSYETDGNNYTNYDGSGRKDAFGFLQKFQHRDERNSYYLFTKLEGEGDLKGLSFQYHRQKWNYQAFDGWLQNVPDIKDRQTEYRDVFTAKYSKNISDKLSQEYVMRYNNGYWDYNYRALPNSPDYPSGVTENLKSKIENLFLRAQLTYLLSNGGTFVAGVEGNRLSYNGDISHNSNINMNILGDQNTNPSGAFLPLNPSMEWIQNRPILKIAPFAQLTSGKLFNNKVEFTAGIRYDETSIKFRGIDEPYKNWIGIPGITVTDPNTQESTTYNIPSQYLSAPFVPNEHKTYRRTSPRGGIVYFFSDRLTFKAMIGRAFREPSAGELFGVNTYVGGSNNPRKISPEVIKTSEIAMDWTINSNFNLRINGFNTRFENAIDYSGTSNSIVNAYTLGTRGIETELLTSFKYFSTFVNYSRFYRFLDNNLDATISKHPNEIKNSPGYTANAGISSTWEKWIGSISLQRQGAVYRRTNDQGPIDPLTGYNTSNTNSNPYSFPQYRPKNVPAWISVNFRVSYKFAESMQLGLYVTNLFNSHQTLARRADYPFDYIREGRRVMVDFQASF
- a CDS encoding alpha/beta hydrolase, with the protein product MSQKKTKTKKFSFPSTILLLICISILGGFFLLILSIILLVSFLTYPLYKRYFLKKYPVSDIADEVFFAITNNSWNLAIHRHKPHKPLMGAMPIILVHGIITNKYFMDLDTDHSLAYHLKTIGYDVYAVSLRGCGESYTESENENFSFDDIVEKDVPAIINEVCNISGKPKINWVAHSMGAMILYSYLGISQKKQKDKIKSFVSLGGPGNLAHSSPVLGKIALKYISFSKRVDIKLLAKFILPFVSLFNSPLKEFFYNPQVTPKNTVKKMLVGIENIPDGLMTQMLNWVAKGGDIVSLDEKYNYTELQTEITCPILFIAGGYDNVATPSSLKSVYNKVNSKYKEFHTISESEGFSGNYGHACLVMGKNAKREIFPLIEKFLAKYGKAK
- a CDS encoding DUF3805 domain-containing protein; its protein translation is MNDLNYQPYRSPNGWYMLAFPEHWEVEVIEEIPAFYDPDGAGALQVSAFENKLGTYDLAEELARFLAFHKIEYDENCIASFTNNLGSKIKACEFISEERFWLVYMISFRSKLIVCTYNSDEKPDKELSIMLTNIISSIRFLQAENLN